One Callithrix jacchus isolate 240 chromosome 4, calJac240_pri, whole genome shotgun sequence genomic window, GACTTTGCCAAGAACAAAGGTAGTGAGAATGTGAAGCAGAGGGTTGGGTAGGAGACTGGCACTTGGCCCCACCCCCTGCTCCAGCTTGGGGCAGGGTCGGGAGGAGGACTGGGAGGAACTGAGCCAGCCTCACTTACTTTTCTTGCCTTGAGGGAGGCCAGTCCTTGGCCTGGGAGGGCTGAAGCTGCTGGGGCTGAGAGGAGTGGTGCCGCCAGGGCTGTGAGTCGGAGGGTTGTACAAGTAGGAGCCCACACCACCAATGTTCACCCCTGAGGAGAGAATAGGGAGGTCAGGCTTGAGCCTGACCCAGCCTTGTGGCTCCTAGCCACAAGGAGGCTTCTGCTGACCCCTGGCCCCTTTCAGGCTGATACTTACCCCTGGGTCCAAAGAGAGCCCCATAGCATGGCTTGTGGCAGTATGGCCTCCCGTTGTGCTGGGCACAAGCAGAGGAAAGTGGGTTACTCAGGGCCAACGGGAGCCATGCCCCACAGGCCTTCCCTCCAGACAGGCTGCCAGGAGTGTCTGTCCACTGGCTAAGTCTGGTGGGCCTGGGAGTGGTGGGGGATGGGCTGGCATACCAGAATTTCTACTGTGGTCAAAGGAGGAAGAGCAAGAGCAGCTCAGGAGGTGATGCTGCTTCCCACCCTTTCTATCCCCCATGGGATCCACGGTCACAGGTTCCCAAAATCCTGGCTGGTGTGCCGTCCACCAGGTGGGCGCCCTAGGGTTTGGCTACTGAGGTTCCCTTTGGCAGGCCTCCAGGGCTGAAGTTGGGGGCTGGCCCCTGGGGGGCGGGGAGGCAGTGATGTAAACAGATCAGTGCTCCCTGGCCAGGCCTTACCTCTGCATGCCCGCCAGGGGACAGGACGCTGTGGCAGTGTTCACATTTCAGGCAGAAGCGGTGCCAGTTCTTGCCGAGGGAGCTCACCTTCTCAGCTGTGAAGGACAAAGTGGAACGAAGCTGCGAGGAGCCTGTCCAAGCATGGGGCCCCTCCTTTCCCCCTTCAGCCCTCTAGGGAATTAGCTTGGCCTGCCCTGCTCCCTGGAGATGAGTGTCTCCAGGAGGCCAGCTCCATCCTGCTCCGATGTCATACTCCCCACAGAACTCTCAGAGGAGGGGAGAAGACCTGAGTGAAAGCGGGTGGTGGTGCAGAGACTACCAGCCACTGCAGGTGGAAAAAGGTGTCTGGGAGCACACGGTGGCCAGCTCTGCCATCGTCAGGGAATCCAGCGGCTCTCATTTGCCCCACCTTCGCCCCTTCCTCAGCCCGGGCCTCACCGAAGAAAACAGGTTGCTGGCAACGCGGACAGGTCCAGCTCATAGCTCCGCTCCAGGCAGCGGTGcgaggcacacagtag contains:
- the CRIP3 gene encoding cysteine-rich protein 3 isoform X1 — protein: MSWTCPRCQQPVFFAEKVSSLGKNWHRFCLKCEHCHSVLSPGGHAEHNGRPYCHKPCYGALFGPRGVNIGGVGSYLYNPPTHSPGGTTPLSPSSFSPPRPRTGLPQGKKSPSHMKTFTGETSLCPGCGEPVYFAEKVMSLGRNWHRPCLRCQRCRKTLTAGSHAEHDGVPYCHIPCYGYLFGPKGVNIGDVGCYIYDPVEIKFN
- the CRIP3 gene encoding cysteine-rich protein 3 isoform X2, yielding MSWTCPRCQQPVFFAEKVSSLGKNWHRFCLKCEHCHSVLSPGGHAEHNGRPYCHKPCYGALFGPRGVNIGGVGSYLYNPPTHSPGGTTPLSPSSFSPPRPRTGLPQGKKSPSHMKTFTGETSLCPGCGEPVYFAEKVMSLGRNWHRPCLRCQRCRKTLTAGSHAELRKLGLQLVFPPTFRLGGPKPAPTRGWGPHSDRVPVRYY
- the CRIP3 gene encoding cysteine-rich protein 3 isoform X3, which codes for MSWTCPRCQQPVFFAEKVSSLGKNWHRFCLKCEHCHSVLSPGGHAEHNGRPYCHKPCYGALFGPRGVNIGGVGSYLYNPPTHSPGGTTPLSPSSFSPPRPRTGLPQGKKSPSHMKTFTGETSLCPGCGEPVYFAEKVMSLGRNWHRPCLRCQRCRKTLTAGSHAEV